From Neomonachus schauinslandi chromosome 12, ASM220157v2, whole genome shotgun sequence, the proteins below share one genomic window:
- the FEZF1 gene encoding fez family zinc finger protein 1 isoform X2: MDSTCHNATAKMLATAPARGNMMSTSKPLAFSIERIMARTPEPKALPVPHFLQGAVPKGDPKHSLHLNSSIPCMIPFVPVTYDTSSKAGMTGSEPRKASLEAPAAPTAAAAAPAFSCSDLLNCALSLKGDLARDALPLQQYKLPKTYLAERNKLVVPAVEKYPSGVAFKDLSQAQLQHYMKESAQLLSEKIAFKTSDFSRGSPNTKPKVFTCEVCGKVFNAHYNLTRHMPVHTGARPFVCKVCGKGFRQASTLCRHKIIHTQEKPHKCNQCGKAFNRSSTLNTHTRIHAGYKPFVCEFCGKGFHQKGNYKNHKLTHSGEKQFKCNICNKAFHQVYNLTFHMHTHNDKKPFTCPTCGKGFCRNFDLKKHVRKLHDSSLGLARTSAGEPGMDPSPPLQQMPPATLPPPPPPLPPPGPLQPGLHPAHQ, translated from the exons ATGGACAGTACCTGCCACAACGCGACTGCCAAAATGTTAGCTACTGCTCCGGCCCGGGGCAACATGATGAGCACCTCCAAACCCTTGGCTTTCTCCATCGAACGAATCATGGCGCGCACCCCCGAGCCCAAGGCCCTGCCGGTCCCCCACTTCCTGCAGGGAGCCGTGCCCAAGGGGGACCCCAAGCACTCCCTGCATCTTAACTCGTCGATCCCCTGCATGATCCCTTTCGTGCCTGTGACGTACGACACGAGCTCCAAGGCAGGAATGACTGGCTCGGAGCCGCGGAAGGCGAGTCTGGAGGCTCCGGCGGCCCCGACCGCGGCGGCCGCAGCGCCCGCGTTCAGCTGCAGCGACCTGCTCAACTGCGCGCTCAGTCTCAAGGGCGACCTGGCCCGCGACGCGCTGCCGCTGCAGCAGTACAAGCTG CCAAAAACGTATTTAGCTGAAAGGAATAAACTGGTGGTCCCGGCGGTGGAGAAGTACCCCTCGGGAGTAGCTTTCAAAGACTTGTCCCAGGCTCAACTGCAGCATTATATGAAAGAAAGCGCCCAGCTTCTGTCGGAAAAAATCGCATTCAAAACCTCTGACTTCAGCCGAGGCTCTCCTAATACCAAGCCCAAGGTTTTCACTTGCGAAGTGTGTGGAAAG GTCTTTAACGCACACTATAACTTAACTCGTCACATGCCAGTGCACACAGGAGCTAGACCCTTCGTTTGCAAAGTGTGTGGAAAGGGCTTCCGGCAAGCCAGCACCCTGTGCAGGCACAAGATCATTCACACCCAG GAAAAACCTCACAAATGTAACCAGTGTGGCAAAGCATTTAATAGAAGTTCCACTTTAAACACACATACCCGAATACACGCAGGCTACAAACCGTTTGTGTGTGAATTCTGTGGCAAAGGATTTCATCAAAAAG GGAATTACAAAAACCACAAGTTGACCCACAGTGGGGAGAAGCAGTTCAAGTGCAATATCTGCAACAAGGCTTTCCACCAGGTTTACAATCTCACCTTCCACATGCACACTCACAACGACAAGAAGCCCTTCACCTGTCCCACGTGTGGCAAGGGCTTCTGCAGGAACTTTGACCTCAAAAAGCACGTTCGCAAGCTGCACGACAGCAGTCTGGGGCTGGCCCGCACGTCTGCTGGGGAGCCCGGCATGGACCCGTCGCCCCCTCTTCAGCAGATGCCACCTGCGACCTTGCCGCCTCCgccacccccactgccaccccctGGGCCCCTGCAGCCCGGGCTCCACCCGGCCCATCAGTGA
- the FEZF1 gene encoding fez family zinc finger protein 1 isoform X1: protein MDSTCHNATAKMLATAPARGNMMSTSKPLAFSIERIMARTPEPKALPVPHFLQGAVPKGDPKHSLHLNSSIPCMIPFVPVTYDTSSKAGMTGSEPRKASLEAPAAPTAAAAAPAFSCSDLLNCALSLKGDLARDALPLQQYKLVRPRVVNHSSFHAMGALCYLNRGDGPCHPAAGVNIHPVASYFLSSPLHPQPKTYLAERNKLVVPAVEKYPSGVAFKDLSQAQLQHYMKESAQLLSEKIAFKTSDFSRGSPNTKPKVFTCEVCGKVFNAHYNLTRHMPVHTGARPFVCKVCGKGFRQASTLCRHKIIHTQEKPHKCNQCGKAFNRSSTLNTHTRIHAGYKPFVCEFCGKGFHQKGNYKNHKLTHSGEKQFKCNICNKAFHQVYNLTFHMHTHNDKKPFTCPTCGKGFCRNFDLKKHVRKLHDSSLGLARTSAGEPGMDPSPPLQQMPPATLPPPPPPLPPPGPLQPGLHPAHQ, encoded by the exons ATGGACAGTACCTGCCACAACGCGACTGCCAAAATGTTAGCTACTGCTCCGGCCCGGGGCAACATGATGAGCACCTCCAAACCCTTGGCTTTCTCCATCGAACGAATCATGGCGCGCACCCCCGAGCCCAAGGCCCTGCCGGTCCCCCACTTCCTGCAGGGAGCCGTGCCCAAGGGGGACCCCAAGCACTCCCTGCATCTTAACTCGTCGATCCCCTGCATGATCCCTTTCGTGCCTGTGACGTACGACACGAGCTCCAAGGCAGGAATGACTGGCTCGGAGCCGCGGAAGGCGAGTCTGGAGGCTCCGGCGGCCCCGACCGCGGCGGCCGCAGCGCCCGCGTTCAGCTGCAGCGACCTGCTCAACTGCGCGCTCAGTCTCAAGGGCGACCTGGCCCGCGACGCGCTGCCGCTGCAGCAGTACAAGCTGGTAAGGCCGCGTGTGGTCAACCATTCTTCCTTCCACGCCATGGGAGCCCTGTGCTACCTGAATCGAGGTGACGGCCCCTGCCACCCGGCGGCCGGCGTTAACATCCACCCGGTGGCCTCCTACTTCCTCAGTTCCCCTCTGCACCCTCAGCCAAAAACGTATTTAGCTGAAAGGAATAAACTGGTGGTCCCGGCGGTGGAGAAGTACCCCTCGGGAGTAGCTTTCAAAGACTTGTCCCAGGCTCAACTGCAGCATTATATGAAAGAAAGCGCCCAGCTTCTGTCGGAAAAAATCGCATTCAAAACCTCTGACTTCAGCCGAGGCTCTCCTAATACCAAGCCCAAGGTTTTCACTTGCGAAGTGTGTGGAAAG GTCTTTAACGCACACTATAACTTAACTCGTCACATGCCAGTGCACACAGGAGCTAGACCCTTCGTTTGCAAAGTGTGTGGAAAGGGCTTCCGGCAAGCCAGCACCCTGTGCAGGCACAAGATCATTCACACCCAG GAAAAACCTCACAAATGTAACCAGTGTGGCAAAGCATTTAATAGAAGTTCCACTTTAAACACACATACCCGAATACACGCAGGCTACAAACCGTTTGTGTGTGAATTCTGTGGCAAAGGATTTCATCAAAAAG GGAATTACAAAAACCACAAGTTGACCCACAGTGGGGAGAAGCAGTTCAAGTGCAATATCTGCAACAAGGCTTTCCACCAGGTTTACAATCTCACCTTCCACATGCACACTCACAACGACAAGAAGCCCTTCACCTGTCCCACGTGTGGCAAGGGCTTCTGCAGGAACTTTGACCTCAAAAAGCACGTTCGCAAGCTGCACGACAGCAGTCTGGGGCTGGCCCGCACGTCTGCTGGGGAGCCCGGCATGGACCCGTCGCCCCCTCTTCAGCAGATGCCACCTGCGACCTTGCCGCCTCCgccacccccactgccaccccctGGGCCCCTGCAGCCCGGGCTCCACCCGGCCCATCAGTGA